A region of the Bombyx mori chromosome 22, ASM3026992v2 genome:
taaCTGATGCCGTTTGAATTGTTTATGTCAATAGGCTCCGGTAAACAATTAACACCAGACGTGCAGTGAgcttcactcatcttgacaacTAGGAATGATCTTGGCGATAAGCTGTCGAGAAGAGAtgaaaaacgaaaaaacaatgcaacagtatgtatttttttatttttttgtatatatgtatatacgagctcacggccacctAGTAtttagtgattaccggagcccataggaaacacgacgtaaatgccgccaaccacgaGGCGTGAGGTCTATATTTCAAGTCTATGAGCCCTTTTCGGGTCATGGGCCAAACCTCCTGTGAGGTCCCCGGGGCGACCCCGAGGGGACCCCGAGGCCTAGGGGGCGCTACCCTTATACTGTGTAACGGGTATGCCACTCgccaaactggaacgcatgactgatCCACGACAGAAATTACCAGTATCGTGGTACCTACCAATATGTTCTTCTACTACGGTCTAGCATAaatgaaagtaataaataatttgtggattttaattttttccgtCATGGAAATAATTCATGAACATGTGTGAGGTACGTCTTTAATTAGACAAAATGGCATCCGTCTGTGGGATTTGAATAGTGGCACAGTCGCATTGCTCAATTCAAGTACACCGGGCCTTTTATGCTTTACGCCAGGACGATTTACGAATTATTTCGAATCCGAAATACCGTTGTAATTGCAAAtggaatatttttctaaaaagcTAACATTACACGAAATTATGCATACCTTGAATGCGGTCTGAGGAACGCTTGAGGCTGTATTTCGGTGACCTTATCGCCAACGTCACAAAGGATTCGAGCTATACTAGCTTTCCTTATTTCGAAAAGTTGTTCTGGAATGAAagttacaattacaatttaatgcGGGACAACCGCGGGATACAGTACAAAGACTGATCCCGTGTTTACTGCATCCAGTTGATACCCGCGACCCTCAAAGAGCGGTGGTTAACCTTGTGGAAGACTTGCAAACGCTACATCTTTCCGTACGCGGTTTTCACACGAGAACACATGGGGACATgtctaatattaaataattcttcttcttagtcgtacACTTCTGTTCGTTTTATTGGTTGGTTGTGGCTTTTGGGAGGCTATCAAATTATAGATACTTACGTAAACTAAAGGCGTTGGGTCTTTCCGAGCTCTCGTACCAATGTCTATCAGATACAATATTGCGGACTAGCTGTTCCACTACCAAGCAGTAGAAGGTTGGCGGCACGAAACCACCTTTAATGCGCCTCTCAACCCAAATACCGGCCAAGAGGTCCATGTCTTCAACATCTTCGTACAAATCTTTGAGTATTTCGATCCTCTAAAACACAAATTTATCGTCAAGTTCGTTGGAGATTCCAAAacagatattttttctttaattgaaTGTGTTCTAGGTAAGATATCGGACTTTAGAGTCTAAATACCTGAGAATAAGCTCGTGTTAAAATTGTCTactatcaaaaacaaaaacattaatcgACTAAAACACAtacttttcgcattaaaagtgtacaatttccaaaaatattcgaaattgagttaatatgcggaatcatttggtatcaccagtatttttctcataaatactgtcaaaagagcgtagttttcgtttttttttgtttccctaCTTATTTTGACTAGTATTAACagaattaatacataattttatctttctttaaaagacagataatgtagctggtaagaaataaaaaattaatgttgcaatgatgattaacattaaaaatattacatgtaaattctttaaaacactctcctgtaaaaaattattaagttttgagattatacagttttaatgcgagaagacgacatTTATTCAAACTCGCTCTCAAACTAGTTACTGGCTAATCGAGAAAGAAtagttttttaatgaattatagtTCCTTCCTTGcatcataaaaaaatcaaaatatgtaatatatgcTACCGACCTCGGGGTCAATGACTCCTTCCAGGTCTCCCCATTTTTTGATCGTTTTACCGAAGCAAAATTCGTGGTATTTAACGTAAGGCTGGAACCCAAAATATCTGTTCTTGGAGATGTCGTTTGTCATCAGATCTGACGCTCTTTGGTGAGGACCCAAGCCGATATCAACgatctgaaaataataatataaaataacataaattaatcTCAAGAGACTTCGTCTTCTGCAATATCTATCATCGGAGGGAAGAGAGGAAATTTTAATCTGAGTGAAGTTCTTGAATCTGTGGAACGATTTAGTATTAATGCATTTGGTCCTGAGCTATGTTTAAAGACTTGTTTATCGGCAAATATTGTAccgaaaagaacaaaaaaaacaaaccagATAATTCGTTTAAGCATACATACATCAGGATCAGCTGTATGGTCAATATTAGCACTGCCTTGTCTGAAAGCTCCTTGTGTTATATAATCTATGTTATTGTCCACATCGAAGAAGCCTGTTCTCAAAGTGAGGTTCACTATCGGATACTGCTTGAGATAATATCCCTTTGTGTCGTACATTCtgaaaattatcaaattaaaataaatttaagtaaatttaagTTCAAATGGTGGGTTAATCTCCATGTCAGTAGAACTTGTAGTATTTAAGTCAACAACAAAATGTTAGTATCAGATAGTAATTAGTTTTACTGTTAATCTGTCAGTCTGGAATATTTCGTTGGAActaattttattgttagtaTCTTAAGGTGTGTGATTAATATGATTGATATTCAAGtaattttgatactttttattaaaaacaaatgcagAGCAACCATTAACACAGCTTCTTTCTAACGAaactatttcaatttcaatttaataatcgaaataattcaaaatgtttattaaaacatCTAATAATATGTGCACATTTAAAGAATTATTAAATTGAGATTagtattatcaaataaaaataaaaactaaaaaataaaaactaaaggtatatcagaggaagtgtaaAAGTAGCCTCAgtgattgataaattaaagagcagacggttagcgtggtatggacatgtgatgcgtagagaggagatgcatgtgactgggagatgtatggaaatgctAGTGCAAGGTAAAGGGGGAAGAAGTTAACCGAAGAAGACATCGATGGAGTGtgcgaatgacgatatgagagaaaggggagtgagtgttgagacgacggctgatagaggagaatggaatagaaaaattcaactTGGCGACCCCACCCTAATGGggtaaggtggagacaaagaagaaggagaaataaaaagaagtaaACAGACTTAAGGGTGCCTTCCTGGACGCTGTGGAGCCATCGCAAGACGAACGGGTACTCGAGCGAAACTTGTGGTAGTATTTCAGGATTGTACGCATCTCTGTATCCAAATGAAGGCGATAATACACCATCTCTGACCAAATTTTCACGACCTGGAAAAAAATTTATCAGTATATTTTGACTCAAATACAGTGTgttcactggagcccatagacatcaaaatggAATGCCAGACTCAGACGTGAGGTCATAAGGTACACTGTTTGTGAATATTGTAAATGTGTCATCAAGCAAAAAGTTAACACAGAAGgagtatatttttgtatttcacgCCTAAAGGATTAATTTtaggtatattttataatatacaacAATAGACAaacatgtttgattttttttttcacttgagTATTTTATGAAACCAACAAAAGCGTCACTTTCTGTTGTGAAACATGACAACTAAGATTACGTCCCCATGTCTCAAAAGCAGCGGTAAAAATCCTGTTGTGAAGTTTATCAGCctaaataatatcataaaaacaGGTAAATCTTGAGATCCTAGGCTCCTATAGAGCAATAATAAACATATAGACGTTAGTGGTCTTGGGCATGGTGGTAATTATAATCAGAAGTATTTAAGTACAGCTTAAGCAATGTAACCTACCACACTGCTTAAAAATGTAAAACTAAAAAATCCAATAAAGAAAGGTATTTTATCATCCTTACCCAAGAAAAGAGGTAACAgctcataaaaatatatctgtAGAGCTACAGCGATATTTATGTCTCTCGCCGTATTAAAAAGCGTATTGTCATCCCAACACGGGTTGATCTTTGCCAATTGTTCCGCGATGATATTGTGGTACCTCCAAAACCAAACAGCCATTATATTGACACTAGCAAGTGTATTGCTACCGTCTTCGGCTGTCGAAAAAGAGTATGATTCATAAAACCGTGGCACGTCGAAGGGTTATTATTAAAGTTCTCTAAATTATCTGTGTCTCAACGAGGAAAAGTTGTTAAATCACCTAGTGTAGCAGATCGAGACAGTACACTAGTAAATTTTGATTACTATGCTTTCATTATtgcgtaaatttaaaaattaaactgatataatataaaacggtcgattcaatagtttttttgttcGTTCATGTTTGGCTCTTGATTATTTACCTTGATGTAGTTGAAGTTTTGGAGAGTTGTTGCTTTAGGGATGATTTTTGATAAGCCATACTTGAAATCTTTTAGCAatactatttctttttttaattatagtattCATAACATTTCATGTCGTGAAGTCAATGGCGGATCcaaggggggggtcatgggggtcatgaccaccccctgagctggttccaggacttaggtggaccactaattgaatataatgattttatttatatattttgtcaccatacagattttatgttaCTACAacatacctttaatatataattaatttaatataatataataactttgtataatggcaaacgtttgggaacgaacgcatctaaatttgactatgtgaccccctcctggcgccaaagctggatccgcccttgcgtgAAGTGATTCTAACATTTACTCACACACAAACATCAAACGTCtcggaaatatataatattttttttatcataatggCCATAATATATGAGACAAGATCTGTTGAAAAGCGAATGATTGTCTAGTAAACTGGAATGAGGATAATTCCGAATGAATTGACGACTTTGACCGCTAAATTTCGTGTTTATCAAAGATATCAGGTCAACAAACTCAACTAGAAAACTAAGTAGCAAAAttcactataataatattcgGCTTTcgatgaataaatattttttaatgcgaCAGAGACATTAACATTATTCAAATTGCCTTTCGTGTTTGTAAATTTCATTAACGTTTTatagctaaaaataaaaaataaaaacattcacaGTTTATTTCGCTAAAACATAGCAACATCGTGTGACGTGAAACGTGGCTAAATATCGATTGATCGATACATTACTGTGTGCTGATGCCAGAATGACACTTACGTGTTGCATGACATCTTGTTTCTCTAGGCTTGTCGTTTAATAAGCAAAGGTTAATTTGAGATTTGGTGCTTGGAGGCCAGATTCTTCCATTCGAAATCTCATACTTCAGTAAGCCTCCTTTGAATAGTCTTCCTTTTGCCAAAAGCGATTTCAGATCGCTTCCATATAACATCGAAAGGTCCAGCAGAGGTGTCGATGATGTGATCTGTCACGAAAAAGGTGTTTGATATTTTACCTtcaatgtattttaaatgtaaGCTTTACTTGTAACAGCTAGATAAGTAAGTAAGATATATAAGAATgatatgttatgttatgttatgttgtgttgtgttgtgttattttgtgttatgttgtgttgtgttgtgtgtTGTGTTATGTTGTGTGTTATGTTGTGTGTTGAGTTGTGTTGTTTTGTGTTGTGTTAATTTGATGTCATTTTTGTCTCACTAAATAGGTTTCATGGATGTATATGTTTTAATCTCTGTGTatgatatagaaaataaatgtcttTTAAGTAGTGCCTTTATCGCATGCATAAGGTCACAAATAAAGTTAGGTGCAAAAGATCACAAATAtaaagccgtcgtggcctaaaagataagacgcccggtgcattcgtatcgaccgTTTGCCGGCTGTGCcagtgttcggatcccgcaggcaggtacaatttttttctaatgaaatacgaacttagCAAATGTTGCGGAattactttcacggtgaaggagtaacatcgtgtgatgaaaattaaatccgcaaaaataatgatttgcgtaaatactggttggtggtagaacgtcttgtaagtccgcacgggtaaccactatcctgcatatttctgtcgtgaaacagtaatgcgtttcgaatcGAAGGGTGAGATATGAATGGTGAGGAtgatttatgtttttatgtctatggtctccaataacttaactccaggtggacgtgagctcattcatccaTGTAAACAAAAAAGTGTGTCCCGTAGTATAGGTGACTAAATACTCGCTCGGATGTTATTTCTGACAGTGTATCTCGTTGAGTAAGGAGTATATCTCGTGTCCATTACATACCCTTTCTGGAACTGTTCCATTTTTCACACAGCCAGTGGATTGGAAAGACTCCGGTCGCGTCATGTTCAGACACCTGATGTCTGAGAAGCGGTGCACCGGATCATCATCAGGTATTTTATTCTGTACGCAATCTCTATCAGTTTTTCCTTTGGCCGTACAGCAATATGGCttccatataatatattttactgttgAACATTAGAATTTCAGATAAAATTATACTGGATAGTTGTGAACATTATTCTCGCTTTATTTTCACTATTGCGTTTTTGCGAGAGTGGGATACTAAATAGCAGTGCAGCAAGTACACCTTAAAATTGACATTCCCATCTCATGTTTCGAAATTGTTAGTACCATTTGTAGGCTggagtaatcacttaacaacatGTGATCCGTGAGCTCGACTACCGATCTTAAAAAACAAGAAACGAATTTAATATAAGTGTGGTCTAGAACTAATTACCAATGCTAACTTCAAATTTGCTTTTATACTTTTCCGGATATTGATATCATTTTTAACTTGATTTTATTGGCtcggtatgtttttttttttttttttttttttattgcctttgtaggcagacgagcatacggcccacctgatggtaagtggtcaccgtcgctcatggacgtcagcaatgccaggggcagagccaagccgctgcctaccataaagaactctccgcaagcctcgtttgaagaaggacatgtcatagcgctcggaaaacaccgtggaggggagttcattccaaagccggatggtacgtggcaaaaaagatctttggaaacgcactgtcgatgaacgcagcggttccagataatatggatgaactctgctccgatggcgggaggtgcgatgatagaaaggagatgagggaatcatctcgaataattcctcagagcattccccatggaccatgcggtataaaacacagagagaaccgaagtccctccgtagacccagaggttccaagcgatccgcgagcgcaggactatcgaccatccgaacagcccgtttctgtatggagtcaaatggaagtagctggtatttgggagccccggcccagaggtgagagcagtactccacgcgaggtcggacctgcgctttataaagcgcaagtctctgtccaggcgtgaaataccgcttcgctctgttgagaactcccaacattttagaggccaatttggctttaccttccaaatgactccgaaactggacatcgctcgaaatatcgacccccagaatcccgatactcgcggaaagctgcagggatactccttgaaattccggcgccatgacaaaagggtccttcttcgcagtgaacgcgcaaacctgtgtcttcaatgggttgaactgaactgaattcagttcaccccacttggagacccgccccagagagttctccacttcagacacaagttttaatcgcctctcgtgtataacgcttcgagagagactctgatggccgatatatcgcgcatcccccgtgctgtcatccgcatagcaatgcatgccatcaatagatagcatgtcattgatatgcagtatgaaaagcgtgggggagagcaccgaaccttgtggaacaccagcgttgatggtcatggtatcggagcagcagccgtcgacgacaactgcgatgctccgtccatccaaaaagctagtgatccacttgcagagtccctcagggatcccgtatgctggaagcttcgatagaagtgccctatgccagaccctgtcaaaggccttcgcgatgtcaaggctcacagcgagagcctcgcccttgctttccaaggcttcagcccacctgtgtgtaaggtatacaagaagatcgccagctgagcgaccatgacggaaaccgtactgccggtcactgatcagctggcgatcctcaagatacttaagaagttggatgtttatgattcgctccatcaccttggaaagcaaggaagttatcgcgataggtctgtaattcgaggggtccgaccggtcacccttcttggggatagggtggacatgagcagtcttccatgaagacggaaccctgttggtattgtacgagaggcgatatagacgcgttagcgcgggtgtcaattcaggggcgcatgtttttagaaccactgcggggatgcaatctggcccactcgacttatggacatcaagaagccgaagctcctgcctgaccgcacgctgtgtgatgcgaatctcaggcatggagctgtcacaccgggagatgttgggcggcgtggctcccccgtcatccaaagtcgagt
Encoded here:
- the LOC119630268 gene encoding peroxidase, giving the protein MIIFVFLSLFAVTVNCIFYDSYTGNVISKDEVKQHDKANNTFWCVGEFEPCDPNEGRRVDGSCNNLQHPTRGASHTPFVRVLPAVYDKDFEPKTAKSGNAMPTPRYLRTNLWSVGKVSSQLFTQLAIHDFVFMSADVVSLHDTVKYIIWKPYCCTAKGKTDRDCVQNKIPDDDPVHRFSDIRCLNMTRPESFQSTGCVKNGTVPERITSSTPLLDLSMLYGSDLKSLLAKGRLFKGGLLKYEISNGRIWPPSTKSQINLCLLNDKPRETRCHATPEDGSNTLASVNIMAVWFWRYHNIIAEQLAKINPCWDDNTLFNTARDINIAVALQIYFYELLPLFLGRENLVRDGVLSPSFGYRDAYNPEILPQVSLEYPFVLRWLHSVQEGTLKMYDTKGYYLKQYPIVNLTLRTGFFDVDNNIDYITQGAFRQGSANIDHTADPDIVDIGLGPHQRASDLMTNDISKNRYFGFQPYVKYHEFCFGKTIKKWGDLEGVIDPERIEILKDLYEDVEDMDLLAGIWVERRIKGGFVPPTFYCLVVEQLVRNIVSDRHWYESSERPNAFSLQQLFEIRKASIARILCDVGDKVTEIQPQAFLRPHSRNRISRCEIIPSIDFAAWKDFKCNEQYTWQLVNE